One Hoplias malabaricus isolate fHopMal1 chromosome 12, fHopMal1.hap1, whole genome shotgun sequence genomic window, AAAACACAGACGTACACAACAACATGTCCAGAAGTTTCAGCATGTATGACTAAAAACAGCACTCCAGATATTCCTAACATTTCCAAGGTGTGGTTAGTATTATTTAGCAGGATGTGTGGTCTCTTAACGAGCTTCCATCCACTGGTTGCACTACAATCTACACCAACTCTCTGCTGTGAAGTATCACAGAAatagtgctgtaaactgttagaAAATCATTTGGAGCCTAGAGTTGGGTTTAGGGTTAAAGGCAATGTTTCTGAttgtaaaaacatgttttataaaatcagtgtctttaaatgggtaaaaaaaaacaaagcgtcTCAGTcgggtatgctaggctttctctctctctgctcacggcagagaaacaccatctggaggtttttagacaacggagagactcaaAACGCTGAAATGCacgaaccgagatgaggatgttccTCTAATTCTGCTTCATAGAttggtaacactgacttatttttgctgtttctgatgatttaaggtggaaatatttccaaactcaggagacagctaactgcgtTACCgagagtgctacaaaactaaacagctcaagttacaaatgagtttctgtggtaattaaaacattgaataaaaaattacagagaagttacacttcagctgcgtacaaacaaatcatttttctcctcaatcacactgttccaccttaaaagatacttaccttctgaatgtaaacatgtaaacatgtaAATTCCTGAGAGAATTGCGATCGCCCACGTGATGTTTTAAAGGAAGTTGCGCTGCCAGAAATTCACACAAACCTCCATaactatatttagtacacactgTACAAACCCTGGGAGTCGTTCTGAAGAAATTACAAGGAACGTCTGATTCTGCAGCAGCTGAGGGGCGTGTATAGTGTGTCTAATAGGGATGTTGCAACTGAATAGACTccaggaggagtgtgtgtgtgtgtgtgtgtgtgtgtgtgggagggtggGTGTTGAGGgagatttatttacattatttttaacaaatgatTTAAAGAACTGGTCTGAGGTCCCTATAACTCACCCTTTACCAGTTTACAAAGATGCAGACTGGAAAAAGGTTATCTCTCCCATGTTCTATAACGTGACCCCTCACAGCCccacaaatatacaaacaaaccTAGTTAAGACCCCCACACACCCCCTTACTGCTGGTGACAATCTGTGTAATCAGAGCTGACAGGTGAGTAATGGTCAGTGTTATTTGTTTGGCCCTCCCTGTCCCCTctgccctccctctctcccgcTCTGGGACCACCTCCATTAATGTGGCTCCTCGCCAACAAGCACTGAGTGAAAGAGGCagatgtgaacacacacacacacacacacacacgcgcacgcacacactcacacaagctTGATGTGGTACATCTGATGTACACAACTCAATACACCTTTAATAGTTAATAaaaaatttttgtttattttaagttCCTTTTGAAGATGGACTGAAGCAAGAGTCTCTCTCTTGTCACTAAAactcacacccccccccccccacacacacacacaaaaaacaaagaacaagagagacagacacataACTCATACACTAAGTCACACACATatgcttatacacacacagaaacacagacttGTACACTTAAACAtggacactctcacacacccacttGTTCActtaaattcacacacacagtttttatTGTGTTGCCTGAGCAGGTATCCATAGCAACGTGTTGCTTttctgtgaatgaatgaaatatttagaGTAAAACATGGAAagaaactctctctttctctctctctctctctctctcacacacacacacacacacacacacacacacaggtgtcaGCAGGTGTAAtgtctgtttattatttgttacaGTTTGCACTTTGCTCCCGGAGACAGGGGGCACCGAAGAAGACAAACGGCTCTACTTGAGGGCAAGGATGGAGTCGTAGATTTTTCCGGTTCTGTGGATGTTGACAGATGTAAACCCGGCGGTGGTCAGCAGGGCGGCGTACTCTGACCCTTTCCTCTCTCGCCCCTCCGTCTGCACCAACATGTTCAGAGAGTAGAGCTGAGCGGTCAGGGGACCCCGGTTATCCTCTGAGAGAAGGGCTTCCACCAGTAATACACCGCCtcctgcgcacacacacacacaatgtccaAAACTTTGTAGACACCCCCCTTAAAAAGAGAGAGTCCAGTGGAgtgaagtgagtgtgtgtgtgtgtgtgtgtgtgtgtacctgctcTACAGGACTTGTGTATTTTGGTCAGCAGTTCTAGGCTCCTCTCGTTTGTCCAGTCATGAAGAATCCTTGCCAGGATGTAGAGGTCAGCCTCTGGAAGAGTGTCCTTAAAGAAATCTCCTGCagatttatacacacacacacacacacacacacacacacacacgcacaggaAGTCTGAAGCAGATATAGAAGAAAGGACTGGAACAGTCCACTTGCATGAATAACACCGCTGTTCCTCCTCCTGACCACCAGTTGGCACTGTCTCACCTTCATGGAACCTGATTTGTTCGTCCCCAGAGGAGATGAACTGCTCTTGGCACATCTGTACGACTCTCGGCAGGTCAAAGATGGTGACAGTGCAGTCGGGGTAGTGCTGGACACACTGCCGCGCTAACGCTCCGCTACAACCTGCAAAACACAAACTCGGCTAAGTGTCAGGGTTAGTGTTACTATTCTAACCCCTCCACCTCATTTAAAGTGTCCTCTCACCCCTTGGGTCTGAGTTACAgggtgtagtggttaaaatctccTTCTACGAAATGGGGAAACCCTTCAAGATCTTGatacgtcatcagaacacaaataaaaacagagcagCGTTTCATTCCCAGGTGGCTAGCactgctctgtagcagctctgcaccagtctgcagtgatatcagaggagcttctggactttagttacatttagggcctcgttctccttcagaagagttccacaatcaaaTATtatccccctctcctcactcttctgtaaCATGGAGCTCAATAATTTGATGTAACCATAGGCTCATAATTTGAATAAGAATGGAATCAGATTAATGACATAAGAGTAAGcacaacatgtgttttaaacacaacccacacacagaATAGCGAGAGGGCCGGGCCTTTACTCTGTCAGAGACGATGTGAAAGCACAGACATACTGTCTTTAATAAAAGAGAAGAACATCACCCCCACTGTTCTCATCAATGTAACACACAGCCATGCTGTCACCTCTTATCTCCGCCAACATGTCCTCCACCTCCCCCTGTATCCTCCGTCCCCCACGGACCAATCACAGAACAGCACCTCGGCCCCCCCTAAAGACATGTCTGTACTTACTGTACAAATACCTTCACACATTCTGCAGGACGTGGCCACAGCGGACCTTCTATTATCATTCGCCTCCTACTGACTGGGACAGAACGTCCTGCCCTGTCCTGTCCTGGACCTGAGACACATTTCTGTCCACACCATTAAATTAGAGACCACATGTCATCCATCAAATCTTCAGACCACCAGACCAGCCTTCACTGTCTCAGAAGAGACCTCTGAGGAGCTCCGATCTACAATACACAACAGCTAACTCCAACCGAGTGATCTGATTGGACGAGAGACATTCTTTGAGCATgtctgaaactgtgccctatcCACTACATAGTGCGCCATTTtggggttccaccattttgtggTAGTGTCCGTAAACATAACAGACAACTTACattgcactcaaacaatcccacaatgcaccacaaaaagtagtgtacaacccattacccataatccactgcgcATTTTAGTCAACCACACAAGGTCATGTCTGAAATCGTACCCTACCCTCCTGGATTCGGTTCCCtgtaatagtgcactatatagtgagtgaTGTAGGGAATAATGAAGAGGGAGCCAGTGCCATTTCGACACAGGGATAGAGTTAACTGGCACTGGGACTTTTAACCCTTCACATATCCCTCCGCTttacagctgtgtttaaaaGAACAGTATGTaagcaaaataaacatttcCTGGGCAAAGTGTAActcattcacttttacagcactgtcctgataAAGGGAACCCGGGGTGGGGGGGCACAGCTAAGGGACCCCAGGGGTGGGTGTTTTTGCGGAAGTACCATATGGTAAAGCTAAACAAAATAGCTGCCTGCACTAACATAGTCCTACAATCACACTGTAGCGCCGGGATTATATTTATATCAACTAATTACAACCGTGCTGATACACAGTACAAGTACAACAGCGCCCCCTCTGGTGAACTGTTAAAATGTCTGTGTAATTGTGTTTGTGAGATGTGAGCTGGCAGTGCCGGTCAGGGGCTTGTctccctgtttgtgtgtgtgtgtgtgtaccaacAAGGTACATcatcacatttgaaggtaaaaatgtgtgttaGAGTTAGAGTCAGGGTTAGGGTTTAGtgtcagggttagggttattgTAGGGTAGAAAGTTGGGATAAGTCTtcataaaatgaatgtaaatcaaAGCAATGTTCCCCCAAGTCACGgaaacaaacgtgtgtgtgtgagagagacgaTAATAAACTACAAGACACTATACAGCATCAACACCACAGTGCCATCTAGTGGCGCTCTGGAGTCTAATACTTTCAGCTTCACTGTATAGACGTCCTTGTGTCTGCAGAAGAActctgtagctctacaattacagactgtaatccatctgttgcacgctctacacacagcacaacacacactaacacaccaccaccacgtcagtgtcactgcagcgctgagaatgatccaccaccacatcacacctgtgctgtgggggtcctgagcactgaagaacaggggggaagaggggtaaaaatgtatgcagagcaatagaaggactacagtgtgtaactgaAGAACTAGTTATTGGTCTTCTGTTCTTGAGTTGAACTTGCACCCACATCTTCATGGTAAAGGAATTGattacagagttctgctctgTTTCCCTCTGTGTAAAAGCCTCCTGCCTACTGTAGTGCATGCTGGGAAAGCAGCAGGGTGTGTGCTGGTTAGGGGGTGGGGTTGATGGACAGTTGGTGACCCAGCTTTGTGCGAGTAAAACAATTGTGTGAAACTGAACtaaattatagaaaaaaaaacattacatttttctgTTTACAGTAATATTTACCATAATATCTGTAATATTACTCCAACCACTTGGACCCTTTATAATTAATCTGTGTCCTAAAGTTTTTAGACACTTGCTTCTGCAGCCATTCTTCAGAAAAAAAGGGCATAAATCAGGAGTATGTTCCTCTCATAAAGTGAACccagagtcagagacagaagcCCACCTCCGAGATCATAAACGCTCTTAAAGGAAGAAAGGTCGAATGTAGTGACCACGTCTTTGCCGCAGATGTTCCAGATGGAGTTCATCAGCTGCATGAACTTCAGCATCTCCTCCTCGGACCTGCACAGAGGAATACAGCACTTCATAAACGCTCTCCTCAGGAAAAACAGCAGCAGGCACAAATGCATTCTGACTTTAAAGAAGGGCAAAATGATTCTGATTCTATAGAAGAGTCAGTGGATTCTGACTGTGATGCTAAAGCAGGaactgattctgattctaaaaACTGACACTGATTCTGATTATAACAGAGGACATTATTCTGAATGTAAAGAAGGAACATATTCTGattataaaaacattcattcattcattatctgtaaccgcttatccagttcagggttgcggtgggtccagagcctacccggaatcattgggcgcaaggcgggaatacaccatggagggggcgccagtccttcaaagggcaacacacacacattcactcacacacaaacacacacctacggacagatttgagtcgccaattcacctaccaacgtatgtttttggactgtaggaggaaactggagcacccggaggaataccacacagacacagggagaacacaccacactcctcacagacagtcacctggaggaaacccacgcagacacagggagaacacaccacactcctcacagacagtcacccggaggaataccacacagacacagggagaacacaccacactcctcacagacagtcacctggaggaaacccacgcagacacagggagaacacaccacactcctcacagacagtcacctggaggaaacccacgcagacacagggagaacacaccacactcctcacagacagtcacctggaggaaacccacgcagacacagggagaacacaccacactcctcacagacagtcacctggaggaaacccacgcagacacagggagaacacaccacactcctcacagacagtcacccggaggaataccacacagacacagggagaacacaccacactcctcacagacagtcacctggaggaaacccacgcagacacagggagaacacaccacactcctcacagacagtcacctggaggaaacccacgcagacacagggagaacacaccacactcctcacagacagtcacccggaggaataccacacagacacagggagaacacaccacactcctcacagacagtcacccggaggaaacccacgcagacacagggagaacacaccacactcctcacagacagtcacccggaggaaacccacgcagacacagggagaacacaccacactcctcacagacagtcacccggaggaaacccacgcagacacagggaggtcacaccacactcctcacagacagtcacccggaggaaacccacgcagacatagggagaacacaccacactcctcacagacggtcacccggaggaaacccacgcagacacagggagaa contains:
- the asmt gene encoding acetylserotonin O-methyltransferase, coding for MSEVKEDLYPKKILEYMEGYLVSKTLFTACELGVFDLLQDSERPLSAAEVSKCLDTSEDGMDRLLSACAGLELLNTQPNTHGQKTVVYSNTQMSSVFLTKSSPRSLFHSIDYNSNTMYLCWHYLTHAVREGRNQYEKAFGVSSKDLFEAMYRSEEEMLKFMQLMNSIWNICGKDVVTTFDLSSFKSVYDLGGCSGALARQCVQHYPDCTVTIFDLPRVVQMCQEQFISSGDEQIRFHEGDFFKDTLPEADLYILARILHDWTNERSLELLTKIHKSCRAGGGVLLVEALLSEDNRGPLTAQLYSLNMLVQTEGRERKGSEYAALLTTAGFTSVNIHRTGKIYDSILALK